In one window of Saprospiraceae bacterium DNA:
- a CDS encoding aminotransferase class V-fold PLP-dependent enzyme, whose amino-acid sequence MCQENTFIKPDGSNKTAVLKIFNEVTNLLVDFISSADQKPVLPSDEQLNKFNFEIPIAPLNKEKLQEELVNVINMSMNPANRGYIGHMDSLPSTYSIIGSLYSAALNNNMFSLEMSPYFTRLEYALLKQFSDLFGLPSSATGIIVSGGTLSNIQAVITARNYFLKSNDGDLSRSKGKLVLFANEHAHVSIKKACMIAGLGIDSLVLVYADANGKMNTQDLIFKINNTIQNGQSPFAVVATIGATVTGSIDPIEEIAEICKQYNLWLHTDAIYGGAIILSQTEKHRLNGIEKSDSISFNPQKWMHIAKTCSMLMFRDQDILQKYFSMKAFYTKEQDQYINLSELSIQGTKHAEVLKLWLSILSIGLSGYEKMIDRSYAITKQFVSVIKQIPEVEFASVPEMNIPTFRLRASEETRSNQLNKEFNEYAIREHNLFFSLPTHNNKLWQRTILLNPFIDDETINKVEKVIKLFIYKTQRFSNENDFKV is encoded by the coding sequence ATGTGTCAGGAAAATACTTTTATAAAACCGGATGGAAGCAATAAAACTGCAGTTTTAAAAATATTTAATGAGGTAACAAATCTATTGGTTGATTTCATTTCTTCTGCCGATCAAAAACCGGTTCTTCCCTCAGATGAACAACTAAACAAATTCAACTTTGAAATTCCTATTGCCCCTCTTAATAAAGAAAAACTTCAAGAGGAACTTGTTAATGTCATTAACATGAGTATGAATCCTGCAAACCGGGGCTACATAGGCCACATGGATAGCTTGCCATCAACCTATTCTATCATAGGCAGTCTTTATTCAGCAGCACTAAACAACAACATGTTTAGTCTCGAAATGTCTCCTTATTTTACCCGATTGGAATATGCATTACTTAAACAGTTTTCAGATTTGTTTGGTTTGCCTTCATCGGCAACAGGTATCATTGTTAGCGGAGGCACCTTATCAAACATTCAGGCCGTTATTACAGCGCGTAATTATTTTCTTAAGAGCAATGATGGTGATCTATCAAGGAGCAAAGGCAAATTGGTGCTTTTTGCAAATGAACATGCTCACGTAAGTATTAAAAAAGCATGCATGATAGCAGGTCTGGGTATTGATAGTTTAGTATTAGTTTATGCTGATGCAAACGGTAAAATGAACACGCAGGATTTAATATTCAAAATTAATAATACCATACAAAATGGTCAAAGTCCATTTGCGGTTGTAGCAACAATTGGTGCTACCGTTACCGGTAGTATTGATCCGATAGAAGAGATTGCTGAAATTTGCAAACAATATAACTTATGGCTACATACCGATGCAATTTATGGCGGAGCTATCATTTTATCTCAAACCGAAAAACACAGATTAAATGGAATTGAAAAATCAGATTCAATTTCTTTTAACCCTCAAAAGTGGATGCACATAGCAAAAACCTGTTCCATGCTCATGTTTCGTGATCAGGATATTTTACAAAAATATTTCAGCATGAAAGCATTTTATACCAAAGAACAGGATCAATACATTAATCTCAGTGAACTCAGCATACAGGGAACCAAACACGCTGAAGTATTAAAACTTTGGTTGAGCATTCTATCTATTGGTTTGTCAGGTTATGAGAAAATGATCGATCGCTCCTATGCAATTACAAAACAATTTGTTTCTGTTATCAAACAAATACCGGAGGTGGAATTTGCAAGTGTGCCTGAAATGAACATTCCAACGTTTCGTTTAAGAGCATCAGAAGAGACAAGAAGTAACCAACTCAATAAAGAATTTAATGAATACGCAATCCGTGAGCATAATTTATTTTTCTCACTTCCAACACACAATAACAAATTATGGCAGCGTACAATTTTATTGAATCCATTTATTGATGATGAAACTATAAACAAAGTAGAAAAAGTCATTAAATTATTTATTTACAAAACACAACGATTTTCAAATGAAAACGATTTCAAAGTCTAA
- a CDS encoding SRPBCC domain-containing protein, producing the protein MKNILLLLLIAFSIQNSFAQQTLKMTDKAIIKTATVDCSLDSLWRKWTTHEGLLTFFGQDNKMELRPYGPFEIYFSKDAPTGKKGSEGCTVLSFIPKRMFSFSWNAPPSIKDSRESGYHTCVVVDFKALENNNSEVIITHTAWPEGAHWDKTYEYFDAAWNKVLEWLVESCKKK; encoded by the coding sequence ATGAAAAATATTCTTTTACTATTGCTGATTGCGTTTTCTATTCAGAACTCATTTGCACAACAAACTTTAAAAATGACTGATAAAGCGATAATAAAAACGGCAACTGTTGATTGTTCATTGGATTCACTTTGGCGGAAATGGACAACTCATGAAGGGCTTCTGACCTTTTTTGGCCAGGACAATAAAATGGAATTAAGACCATATGGTCCGTTCGAAATTTATTTTTCAAAAGACGCACCAACTGGTAAAAAAGGTTCAGAGGGTTGTACCGTACTTTCGTTCATCCCAAAAAGAATGTTTTCTTTCAGTTGGAATGCACCTCCAAGCATCAAAGACTCACGTGAGTCAGGTTATCATACCTGTGTTGTTGTAGATTTTAAGGCTTTAGAAAATAATAACTCCGAAGTTATTATAACGCATACTGCCTGGCCTGAAGGCGCACATTGGGATAAAACTTACGAATATTTTGATGCCGCATGGAATAAGGTTTTAGAATGGCTTGTTGAAAGCTGCAAGAAAAAGTAA
- a CDS encoding VOC family protein produces MELHKNAVSWVEIPVTDFQRAKKFYSTIFNYEMPEMEMGPNKMGFLLFDQENGGVGGAIVQGSKGYTPTKHGVKIYLNGGSDLNNVLNRVDAAGGKITLPKTPIGENMGYMGFFTDLEGNEIGLHSNN; encoded by the coding sequence ATGGAATTACACAAAAACGCAGTATCGTGGGTAGAAATACCGGTAACTGACTTTCAAAGAGCAAAGAAATTTTACAGCACCATTTTCAATTATGAAATGCCTGAAATGGAAATGGGTCCTAACAAAATGGGCTTTCTTTTATTTGATCAAGAAAACGGTGGTGTTGGAGGCGCAATCGTTCAGGGTTCCAAAGGTTATACGCCAACAAAACACGGTGTAAAAATTTACCTCAATGGAGGGTCTGATTTAAATAACGTTTTAAACAGAGTAGATGCTGCCGGCGGTAAAATAACCCTACCTAAAACACCAATTGGCGAAAATATGGGATACATGGGATTTTTTACAGATTTGGAAGGCAATGAAATTGGATTGCACTCCAATAACTAA
- a CDS encoding SRPBCC family protein: MNQKFQSKQEIIINAPIETVWEYNMDLSKIPDFHPTVSKVDLISNTQFRETGVSYQCNIVNSQHKCVEKDIEIIPHSKIVTVFPSDTMGLSKLLPDYIVETNFIKVDDRSTRVEILHYYSSSKLKVMILNFFIKRKMAKQTLEMLIGMKKKIEEEMSLN, translated from the coding sequence ATGAACCAAAAATTTCAATCAAAGCAGGAAATAATCATTAATGCACCCATAGAAACGGTATGGGAGTACAACATGGATCTTTCCAAAATTCCTGATTTTCATCCCACAGTTAGTAAGGTAGACTTAATATCGAATACGCAATTTCGTGAAACAGGTGTCAGTTACCAATGTAATATTGTCAATTCACAACACAAATGTGTTGAGAAAGATATTGAGATAATTCCCCATAGCAAAATTGTTACAGTTTTCCCATCAGATACAATGGGACTGAGCAAGCTCTTGCCTGATTATATTGTCGAAACCAATTTCATTAAGGTTGATGATAGATCAACCCGAGTGGAAATTTTACACTATTACTCAAGCTCTAAATTAAAGGTGATGATATTAAACTTTTTTATCAAACGAAAAATGGCAAAGCAAACGTTAGAGATGCTTATAGGAATGAAAAAGAAGATTGAAGAAGAGATGTCGTTGAACTGA
- a CDS encoding alpha/beta hydrolase, translating into MKTTTVNSEFCKLSNIGTHFLNNKVKGSGGPTIILEAGGASWSMDWYSVQNEIAKFPTVYSYDSAGLWFSKLSPEPRTAKAITNELQLLLSKEILPKPYIIFAASFGGRIARIFSHLNKKDVLGLNLLVACHEKINDLMLPKCTQFKKKGFARTTLPPDYF; encoded by the coding sequence ATGAAAACGACAACTGTTAATAGTGAATTTTGTAAACTCTCAAACATTGGTACACATTTTTTAAACAATAAGGTAAAAGGCTCCGGGGGGCCAACAATTATTCTGGAGGCAGGTGGAGCAAGTTGGTCGATGGATTGGTACTCGGTACAAAATGAGATTGCAAAATTCCCCACTGTATATTCGTACGATAGTGCCGGATTATGGTTTAGTAAACTAAGTCCCGAACCAAGAACTGCAAAAGCTATAACTAATGAATTACAATTGCTTTTATCAAAAGAAATCTTACCAAAACCATATATTATTTTTGCAGCATCATTTGGTGGTCGCATTGCAAGAATATTTTCACACCTCAACAAAAAAGATGTTTTAGGTCTGAATCTATTAGTTGCTTGTCATGAAAAAATAAATGATCTCATGCTTCCGAAATGCACTCAATTTAAAAAAAAAGGGTTTGCTCGTACAACGCTTCCTCCTGATTATTTCTAA
- a CDS encoding GNAT family N-acetyltransferase yields MKLLATTDYFKCTESLKEVKINTLFAISIVQQKLQGKIYVDDTNKPSTFYIIHPYGMSLLFGNYSNNEFNLEFLNYALNHSSQRERTEWIQAFPWQWDLVLKELFGDNLITSKEAEKEIIKRPIELNTRLNFAFNEQKFRSQIVLKSHEDVKIVRTNSDHLKSMIGTVTPLNFWNNETDFLTNGIGYSVLFKDKLAAIAFSAFIQDNFLEIGIETMEEFKGKGFAFLACSTLINYSLENSLIPVWACRLENYGSYKLAEKLGFEISLRIQYYKINL; encoded by the coding sequence ATGAAACTTCTCGCCACTACAGATTATTTTAAATGCACGGAGTCATTAAAAGAAGTCAAGATTAATACTCTTTTCGCAATTTCAATTGTACAGCAAAAATTGCAGGGTAAAATTTATGTTGATGATACTAATAAACCGTCAACATTCTACATCATTCATCCCTATGGTATGAGCCTACTTTTCGGGAACTACAGCAACAATGAGTTTAATCTTGAATTTTTAAATTACGCTTTAAATCATTCCTCTCAACGGGAAAGAACAGAATGGATTCAGGCCTTTCCCTGGCAATGGGATTTAGTTCTAAAAGAATTATTTGGTGACAATCTCATTACATCTAAAGAAGCAGAAAAGGAAATCATTAAAAGGCCAATTGAATTAAATACCAGATTGAATTTTGCTTTTAACGAACAGAAATTTCGGTCTCAAATAGTTCTTAAATCTCATGAGGATGTTAAGATTGTAAGGACAAATTCTGATCACTTAAAGTCAATGATAGGCACAGTTACTCCTCTCAACTTTTGGAATAATGAAACAGATTTCCTTACAAATGGAATTGGATATAGTGTGCTTTTTAAAGATAAACTTGCAGCTATAGCATTTTCAGCCTTTATTCAAGACAATTTTCTTGAAATAGGTATTGAAACAATGGAAGAATTCAAAGGAAAAGGATTTGCCTTTTTAGCCTGTTCCACGTTAATAAATTACAGTCTGGAAAATTCACTTATTCCTGTTTGGGCTTGTCGACTTGAGAATTACGGTTCATATAAATTGGCAGAAAAACTCGGCTTTGAAATTTCTTTGAGAATCCAGTATTATAAAATCAATTTGTAA
- a CDS encoding GNAT family N-acetyltransferase produces the protein MTKNKVDIIQYNLEHRLRFKEINEQWILSRLEIEEEDIKTFDNPDQYTSNDGGKIFIALVDNYPFGTCAYLYKGDGKYEKIKLAVDENYRRHKIGYKICLESQEAIKNIRAKHIFQFSNIEGCTVAIQLYKKLGFIEVQFQCSGFQRTDTKMKLSF, from the coding sequence ATGACAAAAAATAAGGTCGATATTATTCAATATAATCTTGAACACCGCCTCAGATTCAAGGAAATCAACGAGCAATGGATTTTAAGTCGTTTAGAAATTGAAGAGGAGGATATAAAAACATTTGATAATCCAGATCAATACACAAGCAATGATGGAGGTAAAATATTTATCGCACTTGTAGATAATTATCCCTTTGGTACATGTGCATATCTTTATAAAGGTGATGGTAAGTATGAGAAGATAAAATTAGCTGTTGATGAAAATTATCGCAGGCATAAAATTGGCTATAAGATTTGCTTGGAATCACAGGAAGCAATAAAAAATATCAGAGCTAAGCATATTTTCCAGTTTTCAAATATAGAGGGTTGCACGGTGGCAATTCAACTATACAAAAAGTTGGGATTTATAGAAGTTCAGTTTCAGTGCTCAGGATTTCAAAGAACAGACACAAAAATGAAATTATCCTTTTAA
- a CDS encoding SRPBCC domain-containing protein yields the protein MSININYNWSRFVKRIPVKANKKAIYNAWTTRVGIESWLLRKAEYKNSEGRILTDNEQVSIGDTYKWLRHGYGDEEMEKGTVLEANGLDVFRFVFGVEGIVTVRIINAENETIVELIQEEIPTDESSKVRYYLGCSIGWTYHLTNLKSILEGGIDLRNKNNKLKNVINS from the coding sequence ATGAGTATAAATATAAATTATAATTGGAGCAGGTTCGTGAAACGAATTCCGGTTAAAGCGAATAAAAAAGCTATTTACAACGCATGGACAACTCGTGTAGGGATAGAAAGTTGGCTTCTGAGAAAAGCTGAATACAAAAATTCAGAAGGAAGAATATTAACTGATAATGAGCAAGTATCTATAGGAGATACTTATAAATGGCTCCGGCATGGATACGGTGATGAAGAAATGGAAAAGGGCACCGTTTTAGAAGCTAACGGACTCGATGTTTTCCGATTTGTATTTGGAGTTGAAGGCATAGTAACAGTGAGGATCATCAATGCAGAAAATGAAACTATAGTCGAATTAATCCAGGAAGAAATTCCAACTGATGAATCTTCGAAAGTCAGATATTATCTTGGATGCTCAATTGGCTGGACATATCATTTGACCAATCTCAAATCTATTTTAGAAGGAGGTATAGATTTAAGAAATAAGAATAATAAATTGAAAAATGTGATTAATTCATAA
- a CDS encoding DinB family protein translates to MQTNQKVIKNLLSGLDSDVNLWRTQPDKWNLLDIICHLVDEEREDFRFRLKHVLQTPQKEMSSINPVAWITERKYQEQNFKKVLANFNAERKISIDWLNKLSNPKWENFYSHPKLGILSATMFLQNWVAHDYLHIRQIVGIKFHYLKSKSRESLNYAGDW, encoded by the coding sequence TTGCAAACTAACCAAAAAGTAATAAAGAATTTATTATCCGGTTTAGACAGCGATGTAAATTTATGGAGGACCCAACCCGATAAGTGGAATCTGCTTGATATTATTTGCCATTTGGTAGATGAAGAACGTGAAGATTTTCGGTTTCGATTAAAGCATGTTTTGCAAACACCTCAAAAGGAGATGTCTTCAATTAATCCTGTGGCATGGATTACAGAAAGGAAATATCAGGAGCAAAATTTCAAGAAAGTATTAGCTAATTTTAATGCTGAACGTAAAATTTCAATAGACTGGCTTAACAAACTTTCAAATCCAAAATGGGAGAATTTTTACAGTCATCCTAAATTGGGAATCTTATCAGCAACCATGTTTCTTCAAAACTGGGTAGCGCATGATTATTTACACATCCGTCAAATTGTTGGCATTAAGTTTCATTATTTAAAATCTAAATCCAGGGAATCACTAAACTATGCTGGTGATTGGTGA
- a CDS encoding DinB family protein, giving the protein MKFTVEKSIEILERTPMVLETLLFGISDDWSKPNEGENTFSPFDVVGHLIHGEKTDWIPRMNIILADDPTAVFEPFDRFAQFQYSQGKSLDQLIKEFNKLRKANIKILQSKNLTEIELVKRAQHPSLGVITLSQLLATWTAHDLAHIGQIARVMAKQYRLEVGPWEKFLPILSR; this is encoded by the coding sequence ATGAAATTTACAGTTGAAAAATCAATCGAAATTTTGGAGCGTACTCCTATGGTCTTAGAAACATTACTTTTTGGAATTTCAGATGATTGGTCAAAACCCAATGAAGGTGAAAACACATTTTCTCCTTTTGATGTCGTAGGTCACTTAATTCATGGAGAAAAAACGGATTGGATTCCGCGCATGAACATAATTCTTGCAGATGATCCTACGGCAGTTTTTGAACCATTCGATAGATTCGCACAGTTTCAATATTCCCAGGGCAAAAGTTTAGATCAGTTAATTAAAGAGTTTAATAAATTGCGTAAAGCCAATATTAAAATTCTCCAATCAAAAAACCTAACCGAAATTGAACTCGTCAAAAGAGCTCAGCATCCATCACTGGGGGTGATTACTCTTAGTCAGTTACTCGCAACCTGGACAGCCCATGACTTAGCCCATATTGGTCAAATAGCACGTGTCATGGCTAAGCAATATAGATTGGAAGTTGGGCCTTGGGAGAAATTTCTTCCAATACTTAGTCGATAA
- a CDS encoding GNAT family N-acetyltransferase, whose protein sequence is MKYKIRRATNKDIPEIKNLIFGVLQEYGLVPDEEGQDSSLSNIEANYFGKGGYFAVLVSFENEIVGTISVVRAAKGEFELRKMFLKKELRGKGLGKLMMNFILQYAKSNQCKKVTLDTINVLHEAIGLYKSYGFKPVKPKIINDRIDQTYELKL, encoded by the coding sequence ATGAAATATAAAATAAGAAGAGCAACTAACAAAGATATTCCCGAAATTAAAAACTTAATTTTTGGTGTTTTGCAAGAATATGGATTAGTTCCCGATGAAGAAGGGCAGGACAGTAGTCTTTCCAATATCGAAGCAAATTATTTTGGAAAAGGAGGATATTTTGCTGTACTTGTAAGTTTTGAAAATGAAATTGTAGGCACTATTAGCGTGGTAAGAGCCGCTAAAGGTGAGTTTGAATTAAGAAAAATGTTTCTCAAAAAGGAATTAAGAGGAAAGGGTTTAGGAAAACTGATGATGAATTTTATTTTACAATATGCAAAGTCTAATCAATGTAAAAAAGTAACTCTCGATACAATTAACGTTCTTCATGAGGCAATTGGCCTTTATAAGAGTTATGGATTCAAACCGGTAAAACCAAAGATTATTAATGATAGAATAGATCAAACATATGAATTAAAACTTTAA
- a CDS encoding GNAT family N-acetyltransferase, whose amino-acid sequence MNIESNDKISIRRIEEKDITSIVNYFLNASKDFLNEMGVNPEKLPMRENWIQMISDDLLLPVESRKFYYLIWLFNDKAIGHSNLTNIDYNKEAFMHLHMWDATKRKAGIGTELIRLSLKHYFEDFGIKKLHCEPFTLNNAPNKALEKVGFDFIKEYTTTPGWICFEQPVKRWLMTAEKFNLLKQLQPILTGEFVYLKPIYDSSFEDLYRVASDPLIWEQHPNKNRYKREVFKVFFKGALESQSAFLIYDNACNLIGSTRYYDLNLNESSIAIGYTFISRSHWGKEYNREAKKLLLNHVFSFVDNVIFHIGENNIRSQKAIERIGAVKIGAQEMSYYGEDNKLNYVYQINKQNWNKN is encoded by the coding sequence ATGAATATAGAATCCAATGATAAAATCTCAATTAGAAGAATTGAAGAAAAAGATATAACTTCAATCGTAAATTATTTCTTAAACGCCAGTAAAGATTTTCTAAATGAAATGGGTGTAAATCCTGAAAAATTGCCTATGCGGGAAAACTGGATTCAAATGATTTCTGATGATCTTTTATTACCTGTGGAATCACGCAAATTCTATTACCTCATATGGCTTTTTAATGATAAAGCCATTGGACATTCTAATCTCACAAATATTGATTACAATAAAGAAGCATTTATGCATTTACATATGTGGGACGCAACAAAAAGAAAAGCTGGTATAGGTACGGAATTAATTCGATTATCACTAAAACATTACTTCGAAGATTTCGGAATCAAGAAACTGCATTGTGAACCCTTTACTTTAAACAATGCACCAAATAAAGCTTTAGAAAAAGTCGGATTTGATTTTATCAAAGAATACACAACAACCCCGGGTTGGATATGTTTCGAACAGCCGGTTAAAAGATGGTTGATGACCGCTGAAAAATTTAATTTGCTTAAGCAATTGCAACCAATCTTAACGGGTGAATTTGTTTATTTAAAACCAATATATGATTCCAGTTTTGAAGATCTTTACAGGGTAGCTTCCGATCCTCTTATATGGGAACAGCATCCTAACAAAAACAGATACAAAAGAGAAGTCTTCAAAGTTTTTTTCAAAGGGGCACTTGAATCCCAAAGTGCATTTCTAATTTATGATAATGCATGCAACTTGATTGGTTCAACTAGATATTACGACTTAAATCTAAACGAAAGCTCCATTGCAATTGGCTACACGTTTATATCAAGGTCACATTGGGGTAAAGAGTATAATAGAGAAGCAAAAAAACTCTTATTGAATCATGTATTTTCGTTTGTCGACAATGTTATTTTTCACATTGGTGAAAATAATATACGATCTCAAAAAGCCATAGAAAGAATTGGTGCCGTAAAAATTGGTGCACAGGAAATGTCTTATTATGGTGAGGACAACAAACTGAACTATGTATATCAAATAAATAAACAAAACTGGAATAAAAACTGA
- a CDS encoding GNAT family N-acetyltransferase, with protein MNSVRKYKIVAIKISDANNFFDLVQNNRESFARYFPHIMKGTNDLKDTNKLNRYRINLEKKNIQYYYSITLKSNKQFIECISLREFNWEISSAKIGFFIDREFKGRGIASAALKAMVKYGFKEKKLNKLILRIGAENKACKRVAAKNGIKLEGVLKTDYKTYYNVIVNIAYYNILVAD; from the coding sequence ATGAATTCAGTTAGAAAATATAAGATAGTTGCAATCAAAATAAGTGATGCAAATAATTTCTTTGATCTGGTACAAAATAACAGAGAAAGTTTTGCTCGTTATTTTCCTCATATAATGAAGGGAACAAATGATTTAAAGGACACAAATAAATTGAATCGGTATAGAATTAATCTCGAAAAGAAAAATATTCAATATTACTATTCAATAACTTTAAAGTCCAATAAGCAATTTATTGAATGTATTTCACTCCGCGAATTTAATTGGGAAATTTCAAGTGCCAAAATTGGTTTTTTTATCGATCGTGAATTTAAAGGAAGAGGTATAGCCTCTGCAGCACTTAAGGCCATGGTGAAATATGGTTTCAAAGAAAAAAAACTTAATAAGCTGATATTGCGAATTGGAGCCGAAAACAAAGCCTGTAAAAGAGTTGCTGCAAAGAATGGAATCAAACTCGAGGGAGTCCTTAAAACTGATTACAAAACTTACTATAACGTCATAGTTAATATTGCATATTATAACATTTTAGTAGCTGATTAA
- a CDS encoding rhodanese-like domain-containing protein: MKKILTIIVLFWAHQPAILSQTDFINDNVQYKTLYPADLRKFLQENPTYVLIDVRSPGEFADTSRFGNLNQGRIIGAINIPIDSIDKNMDKLKSYMGQPIVLYCSHSQRSRRVGKKLSENGFKQLYNLNGGMTWMNQANEKCFPGKEDLLTTNLPYQLISVTDAFSLYKKNKELVIVDIRSAVQFNCKDTIEANNLGRLRNSINLAEKDGKIDLEKLLEHKSKKLLIYDLYGQKSGIVSKYLIENGFQRVYNLMGGLNAVYVNTESGSKYRKSFLENEPNYKIIGAKESLKLITSSKNIIVLDVRTPEEYNNKSKELWRNIGRIKNSKNLLPNISSITAPAIPADKKSLIFICGSDYKAYYFSKLLREQGYTNIYCLSNGIWSLVYSHSNIPGFELVVEIFENHTDMF; the protein is encoded by the coding sequence ATGAAGAAAATCTTAACCATAATTGTTCTTTTTTGGGCTCATCAACCTGCCATATTATCTCAAACAGATTTTATAAATGATAACGTACAATACAAAACCCTATACCCGGCAGATTTAAGAAAATTCCTGCAGGAAAACCCGACCTATGTATTAATTGATGTCAGAAGTCCAGGAGAATTTGCAGATACAAGCAGATTCGGAAATCTGAACCAAGGGAGGATAATAGGTGCTATTAATATTCCAATCGATTCAATAGACAAGAACATGGACAAATTAAAATCATACATGGGTCAACCCATTGTGCTCTATTGTTCGCATAGTCAGCGTAGCCGCAGAGTTGGAAAAAAACTTTCCGAAAATGGATTTAAACAACTTTACAATTTAAATGGTGGAATGACTTGGATGAATCAAGCCAACGAGAAATGTTTTCCCGGAAAAGAAGATTTGTTAACTACTAATTTACCCTACCAGCTAATATCAGTTACAGATGCGTTTTCACTCTATAAAAAAAACAAAGAACTTGTGATCGTAGATATTCGCTCAGCAGTACAATTTAACTGTAAAGATACAATTGAGGCAAATAACCTGGGTCGTTTGCGTAATTCAATAAATCTTGCCGAGAAAGACGGAAAAATTGATTTAGAGAAATTACTTGAACATAAAAGCAAGAAATTACTGATTTATGATTTGTATGGTCAAAAAAGTGGTATCGTTTCAAAATATTTGATTGAAAATGGATTTCAAAGGGTATATAATTTAATGGGCGGGCTTAACGCAGTTTATGTAAATACTGAGTCAGGGAGCAAATACAGAAAGTCCTTTCTTGAGAATGAGCCAAACTACAAAATCATTGGGGCAAAAGAATCACTCAAATTAATAACAAGCTCCAAAAATATTATTGTTCTTGATGTAAGGACTCCTGAAGAGTATAATAATAAATCAAAAGAACTTTGGAGAAATATTGGTAGAATTAAAAACTCAAAAAATCTTTTACCAAATATCAGCTCTATAACTGCCCCTGCTATTCCGGCTGATAAAAAGTCATTGATTTTCATTTGTGGTTCAGATTATAAAGCGTATTATTTCAGTAAACTATTAAGGGAACAAGGTTATACCAATATTTATTGTCTTTCAAACGGAATATGGAGCTTAGTTTATAGCCATTCAAATATTCCTGGATTTGAATTGGTGGTTGAAATTTTTGAAAACCATACTGATATGTTTTAA
- a CDS encoding DinB family protein: protein MISKLTINPMPEYFDRYSNLVEADNLLNAFSHSHKTIMDIDICSLKNIGLKTYAQNKWTVNEIIQHIIDTEHIFCYRALCFARKDTTPLPGFDENLFAEGSFANSRSLTDIIDEFKTLRISTFQLFKSFDGSVLENTGVCFDKIISVTSIGFVIIGHQNHHFKIIKEKYEPLI, encoded by the coding sequence ATGATCTCAAAATTAACTATCAATCCAATGCCCGAATATTTCGACCGCTATTCAAATTTGGTCGAAGCTGATAACTTACTTAATGCTTTTAGTCACTCCCATAAAACGATAATGGATATAGATATATGCAGCCTCAAAAACATTGGTCTCAAAACATACGCCCAAAATAAATGGACTGTTAATGAGATCATACAACACATCATAGATACAGAACATATCTTCTGTTATAGAGCACTATGTTTCGCCCGTAAAGACACCACACCATTGCCGGGTTTCGATGAAAATTTATTTGCTGAAGGATCATTTGCAAATAGTAGATCGTTAACGGATATAATTGATGAGTTTAAGACGTTGCGAATATCAACGTTTCAATTGTTTAAAAGTTTTGATGGATCTGTATTGGAAAATACAGGAGTTTGCTTTGATAAAATCATTTCTGTAACGTCAATAGGCTTTGTAATAATCGGTCATCAAAACCACCATTTTAAAATAATTAAGGAAAAATACGAACCTCTGATTTAA